From the genome of Bradyrhizobium elkanii USDA 76, one region includes:
- the waaF gene encoding lipopolysaccharide heptosyltransferase II, whose product MNIDSISDIETQDTEDTRPILVVPYVWIGDFVRGHTVVRVLRKRWPNRPIDLLTSRLCAPLVDYMPDVRAGIVFDLPRSRLALAQQQALAAELRSRNYATALVLPRTWKAALAPALAGIPERVGFFGEVRFGLINAMRWGEKRQPRFIDKNAILALPDGAARPPEWPVPQLRVPADDIERWRQANGLGRGPAIALGPGSVGVSKRWTYYPEAARQFAEHGFDVWVVGGPGEKALAQEITAAGGARVRDLTGTDLRNGILAMAAASVAVTNDSGLMHIAAAIGTPTMGIFGPTDPYLWAPLNGLAATVLQTRSKLSCQPCQRTVCTMNDHRCMRDIFPEEVVEIAQRVLAQVSAR is encoded by the coding sequence ATGAATATTGATTCAATATCTGATATCGAAACACAGGACACCGAGGATACCAGACCTATCCTCGTCGTGCCCTATGTTTGGATCGGCGATTTCGTGCGCGGCCACACCGTGGTCAGGGTGCTCCGCAAGCGCTGGCCGAACCGGCCGATCGACCTTCTGACATCCCGGCTTTGCGCCCCTTTGGTCGATTATATGCCCGATGTTCGCGCCGGGATCGTGTTCGACCTGCCGCGCAGCCGGCTGGCGCTGGCCCAGCAGCAGGCCCTCGCGGCCGAGCTTCGCAGCCGGAACTACGCCACCGCGCTGGTGCTGCCGCGGACCTGGAAGGCCGCTCTCGCGCCGGCGCTGGCGGGCATCCCGGAACGGGTCGGCTTCTTTGGCGAGGTGCGGTTCGGCCTCATCAACGCGATGCGATGGGGCGAAAAGCGGCAGCCGCGCTTCATCGACAAGAACGCGATCCTGGCGCTGCCTGACGGCGCCGCCCGCCCGCCGGAATGGCCGGTGCCGCAGCTCCGGGTTCCCGCGGACGACATCGAACGCTGGCGGCAGGCCAACGGCCTCGGCCGTGGGCCCGCCATCGCGCTCGGACCCGGCTCGGTCGGCGTCTCGAAACGCTGGACCTATTATCCGGAGGCCGCGCGGCAGTTCGCCGAACATGGCTTCGACGTCTGGGTGGTCGGCGGCCCCGGCGAGAAGGCGCTGGCGCAGGAGATCACGGCAGCCGGCGGCGCGCGGGTCCGCGACCTCACCGGCACCGACCTGCGCAACGGCATCCTTGCGATGGCCGCGGCCAGCGTCGCTGTGACCAACGACTCCGGGCTGATGCACATCGCCGCCGCAATCGGCACGCCGACCATGGGCATCTTCGGCCCGACCGATCCTTATCTCTGGGCGCCCCTCAACGGCCTCGCCGCGACGGTGCTGCAGACCAGGAGCAAGTTGTCGTGCCAGCCGTGCCAGCGCACGGTCTGCACCATGAACGACCATCGCTGCATGCGCGACATCTTCCCCGAAGAGGTCGTGGAGATTGCGCAGCGCGTGCTGGCTCAAGTCAGCGCGCGATAG
- the rfaE1 gene encoding D-glycero-beta-D-manno-heptose-7-phosphate kinase, which produces MFDFEAISRAMSGQTVLCVGDLMLDEFVYGEVSRISPEAPAPVIAVRRSETNIGGAGNVARNIAALGGRCIFVGLIGEDAAGAVLAEALAKEAAIEAVLVRDAARPTTRKVRFVSEQFSTHMLRSDWELAAPAAPATEQQLIDAILPRLARADIVLLSDYAKGVLTARVIRNVIDAARQAQKRVIVDPKSANLAIYRGATMLTPNRKEFAEATRSRADSQDSIAQAAPDAMYLADCEAMLVTQGERGMTLVTRGGESIHVPALPVKVRDVSGAGDTVAAALALALAGGADWEGALRIASAAAAVAVGKTGTAIVKSAELRRRILPHASLAAEEKIVPAGGDIDAHLEEWRRQDLRIGFTNGCFDILHPGHVKVLTAARGACDRLVVGLNSDASVKRLKGEGRPVQDERARAEVLAALEAVDLVAIFEEDTPINLITQVRPSVLVKGGDYTREQVVGHEIVEAAGGEVVLVEILPGHSTTSLVARAREGKA; this is translated from the coding sequence ATGTTCGATTTTGAAGCGATCTCGCGTGCAATGTCCGGCCAGACCGTGCTCTGCGTCGGCGACCTCATGCTCGACGAGTTCGTCTATGGCGAGGTGTCGCGAATCTCGCCGGAGGCGCCGGCGCCGGTGATCGCGGTCAGGCGCAGCGAGACCAATATCGGCGGTGCCGGCAACGTTGCGCGCAACATCGCCGCGCTTGGCGGGCGCTGCATCTTCGTCGGCCTGATCGGCGAGGACGCCGCCGGCGCGGTGTTGGCCGAGGCGCTGGCGAAGGAGGCCGCTATCGAGGCCGTGCTGGTGCGCGACGCCGCGCGTCCGACCACGCGCAAGGTGCGCTTCGTCTCCGAGCAATTCTCGACCCACATGCTGCGCTCCGACTGGGAACTCGCCGCGCCAGCCGCGCCGGCCACCGAGCAGCAGCTGATCGACGCGATCCTGCCGCGTCTTGCGCGGGCCGACATCGTGCTGCTGTCGGACTACGCCAAGGGCGTGCTCACCGCGCGCGTGATCCGCAACGTGATCGACGCGGCGCGCCAGGCGCAAAAGCGCGTGATCGTCGACCCCAAGAGCGCCAATCTCGCGATCTATCGCGGTGCGACCATGCTGACGCCGAACCGCAAGGAATTCGCCGAGGCGACCCGCAGCCGCGCCGATAGCCAGGACAGCATCGCGCAGGCCGCGCCCGATGCGATGTACCTCGCGGATTGCGAGGCGATGCTGGTGACGCAGGGCGAGCGCGGCATGACGCTGGTGACGCGGGGCGGCGAGTCGATCCATGTGCCGGCGCTGCCGGTCAAGGTGCGCGACGTGTCCGGCGCCGGCGATACCGTTGCCGCGGCGCTGGCGCTGGCGCTGGCGGGTGGCGCCGATTGGGAAGGCGCGCTGCGGATCGCGAGCGCGGCGGCGGCGGTTGCGGTCGGCAAGACCGGTACCGCGATCGTCAAGTCCGCCGAATTGCGCCGAAGAATCCTGCCGCACGCTTCGCTGGCGGCCGAGGAGAAGATCGTCCCGGCCGGCGGCGACATCGATGCACATCTCGAGGAGTGGCGCCGGCAGGATCTGCGCATCGGCTTTACCAATGGCTGCTTCGACATCCTGCATCCCGGCCACGTCAAGGTGCTGACCGCCGCGCGCGGCGCCTGCGACCGCCTGGTCGTCGGGCTGAACAGCGACGCTTCGGTGAAGCGGCTGAAGGGCGAGGGACGTCCGGTGCAGGACGAGCGCGCCCGTGCCGAGGTGCTGGCGGCGCTGGAAGCCGTCGACCTCGTCGCGATCTTCGAGGAGGACACGCCGATCAATCTGATCACGCAGGTGCGGCCGAGCGTGCTTGTCAAGGGCGGCGACTATACCCGCGAGCAGGTGGTCGGCCACGAGATCGTCGAAGCCGCCGGCGGCGAGGTGGTGCTGGTCGAGATCCTGCCCGGCCACAGCACGACGTCGCTGGTTGCGCGGGCCCGTGAGGGCAAGGCGTGA
- the galE gene encoding UDP-glucose 4-epimerase GalE, whose translation MTVLVTGGAGYIGSHMVHALVDAGESVVVIDNLSTGFSAFLPEGVPLFIGDAGDENLVEGVIAQHGIDSIIHFAGSVVVPDSMRDPLGYYRNNTMTTRSLLNAAVKGGVSRFIFSSTAAVYGNPDQVPVPEIAPTRPLSPYGSSKLMTEIMLHDVASAHGMSYVVLRYFNVAGADPKGRVGLATIGATHLLKIAVEAATGQRAKIDVFGTDYPTQDGSCIRDFIHVSDLVEAHRSALSYLCAGGQSVTLNCGYGRGYSVLETIEAVRRVSMRNFAVAYAARRPGDIMTMVADTTRIRSLLDWTPHYDDLETIASHALAWEEKLFRERAGSARQAESA comes from the coding sequence ATGACCGTGCTCGTGACCGGCGGCGCCGGCTATATCGGAAGTCACATGGTTCATGCGCTGGTCGATGCCGGCGAGAGCGTCGTCGTGATCGACAACCTTTCCACCGGCTTCTCCGCGTTCCTGCCCGAAGGCGTGCCGCTGTTCATCGGCGACGCCGGCGACGAGAACCTCGTCGAAGGCGTGATCGCCCAGCACGGCATCGACAGCATCATCCATTTCGCGGGCTCCGTCGTGGTGCCGGACTCGATGCGCGATCCGCTCGGCTACTACCGCAACAACACCATGACGACGCGCAGCCTGCTCAACGCGGCGGTCAAGGGCGGCGTCAGCCGTTTCATCTTCTCCTCGACCGCGGCCGTCTACGGCAACCCGGACCAGGTGCCGGTGCCGGAGATCGCACCGACCCGTCCGCTGTCGCCCTACGGCTCGTCGAAGCTGATGACCGAGATCATGCTGCACGATGTCGCATCCGCTCATGGCATGAGCTACGTCGTGCTGCGCTACTTCAACGTCGCCGGCGCCGACCCGAAGGGCCGCGTCGGCCTTGCCACCATCGGCGCCACCCATCTGCTCAAGATCGCAGTCGAGGCCGCAACCGGCCAGCGCGCCAAGATCGACGTGTTCGGCACCGACTATCCGACCCAGGACGGCAGCTGCATCAGGGACTTCATCCATGTCAGCGACCTCGTCGAGGCGCATCGCTCGGCGTTGTCCTATCTGTGTGCCGGCGGGCAATCGGTGACGCTGAATTGCGGTTATGGCCGCGGCTATTCCGTGCTCGAAACCATCGAGGCGGTGCGCCGGGTCTCGATGCGCAATTTCGCGGTCGCCTACGCCGCGCGGCGGCCCGGCGACATCATGACCATGGTGGCCGATACGACAAGGATCCGCTCGCTGCTCGACTGGACCCCGCATTACGACGATCTCGAGACCATCGCGAGCCACGCACTGGCCTGGGAGGAGAAGCTGTTCCGGGAGCGCGCGGGCTCCGCGCGACAGGCGGAATCGGCCTAA
- the rfaD gene encoding ADP-glyceromanno-heptose 6-epimerase — translation MFLVTGGAGFIGSNVVAALNDAGHSDVAVCDVLGQDGKWRNLAKRQLADVVPPAELGDWLMGRRLTAVIHLGAISETTATDGDLVIETNFRLSMRLLDWCTANATPFIYASSAATYGDGERGFDDDASVEALKRLRPMNLYGWSKNLFDLAVAERVAKSERLPPQWAGLKFFNVFGPNEYHKGPMMSVLARRFDDIKAGRVVQLFKSHREGIADGDQRRDFIYVDDVVRVMMWLIATPRVSGLFNVGTGKARSFKDLIVSAYGALGLEPNIQYVDMPEQIRGSYQYFTQSVVDRLGRAGYNGGFTRLEDAVGAYVTGFLDRADRYR, via the coding sequence ATGTTTCTGGTAACCGGGGGCGCCGGTTTTATCGGATCGAACGTCGTGGCCGCGTTGAACGACGCCGGGCACAGCGACGTCGCGGTCTGTGACGTGCTTGGACAGGACGGCAAGTGGCGGAACCTGGCCAAGCGCCAGCTTGCCGATGTCGTTCCGCCGGCCGAGCTTGGCGACTGGCTGATGGGGCGGCGGCTCACCGCCGTGATCCATCTCGGCGCCATCTCCGAGACCACGGCAACCGACGGCGATCTCGTGATCGAGACCAATTTCCGCCTCTCGATGCGGCTGCTCGACTGGTGCACGGCGAATGCCACGCCGTTCATCTATGCCTCCTCGGCCGCGACCTATGGCGACGGCGAACGGGGGTTTGACGACGACGCGTCGGTCGAGGCGCTGAAGCGGCTGCGGCCGATGAACCTGTACGGCTGGAGCAAGAACCTGTTCGACCTTGCGGTCGCCGAGCGCGTGGCGAAGAGCGAGCGTCTGCCGCCGCAATGGGCCGGGCTGAAATTCTTCAACGTGTTCGGCCCCAATGAATATCACAAGGGTCCGATGATGAGCGTGCTGGCGCGCCGCTTCGACGACATCAAGGCGGGCCGTGTCGTGCAGCTGTTCAAGTCGCATCGCGAGGGCATCGCCGACGGCGATCAACGCCGCGACTTCATCTATGTCGACGACGTCGTGCGGGTGATGATGTGGCTGATCGCGACGCCGCGTGTCTCCGGGCTGTTCAATGTCGGTACCGGCAAGGCGCGCAGCTTCAAGGACCTGATCGTCTCGGCCTATGGCGCGCTCGGGCTGGAGCCGAACATCCAGTATGTCGACATGCCCGAGCAGATTCGGGGCAGCTACCAGTACTTCACCCAGAGCGTCGTCGATCGTCTCGGGCGCGCCGGATACAATGGCGGTTTCACCCGCCTGGAAGACGCAGTCGGGGCCTATGTGACGGGCTTTCTCGATCGCGCGGATCGCTATCGCTAG
- a CDS encoding glycosyltransferase family 4 protein yields the protein MENTPAGELELIVPNLHRRYSGVTATNRMVAPKLAKMLRAGWLGSHRPDGIDAIGFADLLHLWRRARPVIWHARRNDEMIAGLVLRALGWPLKLIFTSAAQRHHTWLTRWLIRNMDAIIATSPLSASYLKRDATVVMHGVDTDRYAPPADRASAFAESGLPGRYAIGCFGRVRAQKGSDVFVEAMCRLLPRYPDFTAVIVGAVVPEQLAFANELKRKIEAAGLQSRIIITGELPIEDVVRWYQRLTIYAFTSRNEGFGLTLIEAMSAGAALVAARAGAAEFVVEDGVTGVLTSPGNADALVAALEPLMRDPASAAAMSARARQRVVDKFSLDAEAGAIAKVYRALT from the coding sequence ATCGAGAACACACCTGCCGGCGAGCTCGAGCTCATCGTGCCCAATCTGCACCGACGTTATTCGGGTGTCACCGCGACCAACCGCATGGTCGCGCCGAAACTTGCAAAGATGCTTCGCGCAGGCTGGCTCGGCTCGCATCGGCCCGACGGCATCGACGCGATCGGATTTGCCGATCTCCTGCACCTGTGGCGGCGGGCGCGGCCCGTGATCTGGCATGCGCGGCGCAACGACGAGATGATTGCCGGGCTCGTGTTGCGCGCGCTTGGCTGGCCGCTGAAACTGATCTTCACCTCGGCGGCGCAGCGCCATCACACCTGGCTGACGCGCTGGCTGATCCGCAACATGGATGCGATCATCGCGACCAGTCCGCTGTCGGCCTCCTATCTGAAGCGCGACGCGACAGTGGTGATGCACGGCGTCGACACGGATCGTTATGCGCCGCCCGCCGATCGCGCGAGCGCCTTCGCCGAGAGCGGACTGCCGGGGCGCTATGCGATCGGCTGCTTCGGGCGGGTGCGCGCGCAGAAGGGCAGCGACGTGTTCGTCGAGGCGATGTGCAGGCTGCTGCCGCGCTATCCCGATTTCACCGCGGTCATCGTCGGCGCCGTGGTGCCGGAGCAGTTGGCCTTTGCCAACGAGCTGAAGCGGAAGATCGAGGCCGCCGGCCTGCAATCGCGCATCATCATCACGGGCGAACTGCCGATCGAGGATGTCGTGCGCTGGTACCAGCGGCTGACGATCTACGCCTTCACCTCGCGCAATGAAGGTTTCGGCCTGACCCTGATCGAGGCGATGTCGGCGGGCGCGGCGCTGGTGGCGGCGCGCGCGGGCGCTGCCGAGTTCGTGGTCGAGGACGGCGTCACCGGCGTGCTGACGTCGCCCGGCAACGCCGACGCGCTGGTGGCCGCGCTGGAGCCGTTGATGCGCGATCCGGCATCGGCCGCGGCGATGAGCGCGCGGGCGCGCCAACGAGTTGTGGATAAGTTCAGCCTCGATGCGGAAGCGGGCGCGATCGCCAAGGTCTATCGCGCGCTGACTTGA